The Alysiella filiformis sequence GAAGGACTTGAAATGCCAATCGCTGTCCAATCCTTAAATTTAGGAAGTTTTTTAATCATTGGCGAGATTGCTTATATTTATGATAAAAATGATAAGAATATTGACAAAACCATTGATGAAATCAATCATTATCGAGAATTTGATGGTTTTTTATGACAGTTTTAAATTATGGAAAATTAAGGTTACAAATATATGACTTTCATTCCAAAAAGCATTGCCAGTGATACGGTTTATTTTTACAAAATACAATATAAAATAATGTATATGATTGGGGTGGTTTTTATTACAATTTTTACCTTAACCGCTCTATCAATGGAAGGTACCTACTGATTTTAATCAAATTGATAGAATTCAGCCATGTAGGGTGCGTACCACGCACCATTTTCCCCAATTTTTCAATTATTTGGTGCGTAATACGCACCCCACCTCAAAAATGATGAATACCCAAACCCAAATCGCCCAATATTTCAACAAACTCAATTTCAGGCAGCCTGAAACCACACCCCCACTCCACGCCCAAATTCTCCCCACGCCTTTGGGCGATATGCTGGCAATTTGCTCTGCCACAGGCTTGTGTTTGCTGGAATTTGTTGGGCAAGCGCGTTTGGACAGCGAAATCCGCCAAATCGCCCAAGCCAAACGTGCGGCAATCGTTTTTCAACCCCATGATTTATTAAAAGAAGTTGCCGAGCAGGTGCAATCTTATTTTTCAGGCAGCCTGAAAAATTTTTCCGTGCCATTGGATTGTG is a genomic window containing:
- a CDS encoding methylated-DNA--[protein]-cysteine S-methyltransferase is translated as MNTQTQIAQYFNKLNFRQPETTPPLHAQILPTPLGDMLAICSATGLCLLEFVGQARLDSEIRQIAQAKRAAIVFQPHDLLKEVAEQVQSYFSGSLKNFSVPLDCVGTDFQQRVWRILQTIPYGETISYAEQAAKLGNPKAVRAVAAANGRNKISIIVPCHRVIGSNGTLTGYAGGLSRKQFLLDWERDHAFQAA